One window of the Solanum stenotomum isolate F172 chromosome 11, ASM1918654v1, whole genome shotgun sequence genome contains the following:
- the LOC125845223 gene encoding uncharacterized protein LOC125845223, translating into MDGLRKLENVQKIIQMMESHGIVSSSSNTHNASSLRFLADVVLLLVSRCCELDIGAKCQLIIDHVPKFSHAFLEEALQCASEQGVEQMENTGPLDCGDKIIPDPSKMGSEDMPMIGLDAMQRANSTLEDFCRSYFMFHKMDPHQPQSMFRYLPILSFTESYIYQLDNLNEKLLQPSVRKVQLSYREYSVEESWELTYVRMMTNDPFRPLSILLQQHGLLTDRVREEFSSGTEYWSLERKLCHALGSKQEISVEDVMKAIHLKSFDYRVLNLLLYQLRDEKVNDMHMEFLTISEFLVEISDDLFDYEDDVLENSFNILRMFNGIYGASAAPTMLANVITEAEEKYDSLLKALDPELSLKYQKRCEEATKEGGKTSGPSLGTWSIPSVIEDEELYRSDVLNSKPSQNTRQHSSPTSQKPLKWQLKQCKSA; encoded by the exons ATGGATGGACTGAGGAAGCTAGAAAATGTACagaaaattatacaaatgatgGAGTCTCACGGTATCGTTAGTTCTTCTAGCAACACCCATAATGCCAGCTCTCTTCGTTTTCTTGCTGATGTAGTCCTTCTTTTG GTATCGCGATGCTGTGAACTTGACATTGGTGCCAAGTGCCAATTGATTATTGACCATGTGCCAAAG TTTTCACATGCTTTCCTTGAGGAAGCATTGCAGTGTGCTAGTGAGCAAG GTGTTGAACAAATGGAAAATACCGGTCCACTTGATTGTGGTGATAAGATTATACCGGATCCATCTAAAATGGGATCCGAAGATATGCCAATGATTGGACTTGATGCTATGCAACGAGCTAATTCTACATTAGAAGATTTT TGCAGGTCTTATTTTATGTTTCACAAAATGGATCCTCACCAACCTCAGTCTATGTTCAGATACCTACCAATACTTTCATTTACTGAAAGTTACATTTATCAG TTGGATAATTTAAATGAGAAACTGCTGCAGCCATCAGTGAGGAAGGTTCAATTGTCATATCGTGAATACAGTGTG GAAGAAAGCTGGGAGCTTACATATGTGAGAATGATGACCAATGATCCGTTTAGACCTCTTTCTATTTTACTTCAGCAGCATGGGCTTTTGACAGACAG GGTAAGAGAAGAGTTTAGTAGTGGAACAGAATATTGGTCTCTGGAGAGAAAGCTGTGTCATGCACTTGGGAGTAAACAAGAG ATTTCAGTTGAAGATGTCATGAAGGCAATTCATCTGAAGTCCTTTGATTACCGGGTGCTGAATCTTCTGTTGTATCAACTGAGAGATGAAAAG GTCAATGATATGCATATGGAATTTTTGACAATATCGGAGTTCCTTGTGGAGATATCCGATGACTT GTTTGATTATGAG gACGATGTACTAGAGAATAGTTTCAATATTCTGCGCATGTTCAACGGAATTTATGGGGCTTCTGCAGCACCAACCATGCTG GCAAATGTTATAACTGAAGCTGAAGAGAAGTATGATAGTCTTTTGAAAGCTCTTGATCCCGAGCTCTCTCTGAAGTATCAGAAGAGATGTGAAGAAGCTACTAAAGAAG GCGGGAAAACGTCAGGTCCATCTCTTGGAACATGGAGTATACCTTCTGTTATTGAAGACGAGGAACTATATCGATCTGATGTTTTGAATTCGAAGCCATCACAGAATACTCGACAACATTCAAGCCCTACCAGCCAGAAACCACTAAAATGGCAGCTGAAACAATGTAAATCTGCATAA
- the LOC125845209 gene encoding uncharacterized protein LOC125845209, translating to MSIVSQNFFTAPHTRINLFCLKNPKISTPLHLKPLKTPLIFRSQKPHLDKIEFLQCHQWKVKSFDSEGTVNGQVSAEYEFNFDGFLSILEFLCLLSSAVVAIGFAVNSWVLGSQKWLGNRVLAAQCVVLVGGVIIGSVIRRRQWRRICMNKFSRSGSDLKGVNLLERIEKVEEDLRSSATIIRVLTRQLEKLGIRFRVTRKTLKDPITEAAMLAQKNSEATLALALQGERLEKELGEIQKVLLAMQDQQHKQLELILAIGKTGKLFENKRGLSQEPNKKTNDVSNTAADEFPQLGVNQIQALKRQRETNNDRI from the exons ATGTCAATCGTATCCCAAAACTTTTTCACAGCTCCACACACTCGTATCAATTTGTTTTGCTTGAAGAACCCAAAAATTTCAACCCCATTACATCTAAAACCTTTGAAAACCCCTTTAATTTTCCGTTCACAAAAACCCCATTTGgacaaaattgagtttttgcaATGTCATCAATGGAAAGTTAAGAGCTTTGATTCAGAGGGAACTGTAAATGGTCAAGTTTCAGCTGAGTATGAGTTTAATTTTGATGGGTTTCTTTCGATTCTtgagtttttgtgtttgttaTCTTCAGCTGTGGTAGCTATTGGTTTTGCTGTGAATTCTTGGGTTTTGGGGTCTCAGAAGTGGTTGGGGAATAGGGTATTAGCTGCACAGTGTGTTGTGTTGGTTGGTGGAGTGATCATTGGTTCTGTGATTAGGAGAAGGCAATGGAGGAGGATTTGTATGAATAAGTTTTCCAGGTCTGGGAGTGATTTAAAAGGGGTTAATTTGTTGGAAAGAATTGAGAAGGTAGAGGAAGATTTGAGGAGTTCAGCTACAATTATTCGGGTTCTAACGAGACAGCTTGAGAAACTGGGAATTCGATTTCGGGTTACTAGAAAAACTCTCAAAGATCCAATTACTGAG GCTGCAATGTTGGCCCAAAAGAACTCTGAGGCCACTCTAGCATTGGCATTGCAAGGCGAGCGTCTGGAGAAGGAGCTTGGTGAAATACAAAAGGTTCTGCTGGCAATGCAG GACCAGCAACACAAACAGCTTGAATTAATTCTTGCAATTGGGAAAACTGGAAAGTTATTTGAGAACAAGCGAGGACTTAGTCAAgaaccaaataaaaaaacaaatgatgTGTCTAATACAGCCGCGGATGAATTTCCACAGTTGGGAGTGAatcaaattcaagctttgaAGAGACAGCGGGAAACCAATAATGACAGAATCTAG